A single Lactuca sativa cultivar Salinas chromosome 8, Lsat_Salinas_v11, whole genome shotgun sequence DNA region contains:
- the LOC111911833 gene encoding annexin D4 produces the protein MLLLLLLFYPLLEPTFFYGEVCRWFRKMVQPKINMMNKDDFFLFHKLYIAWSQDPWERDAFYIREAFLAGPTSYNVIMEITCTRSSYELVAIKKAYHSLFKTNLDEDVARYITSAEIEHKLLTALVRGYRDEGSVVNEKHANSDALTIYSVLSVPENPLLDDYVVMILASRSILHIKSVLRHYQETTGSSLYDELGTTYPIMKDTLQCLCSPSSYFCKVIEAAMQVPGEANETRKEDLARVIVTRADVDMKNIKQEFYRKNGVTLSQRIFRTGSRNYIEFLSMLITMEEDTEIESVSN, from the exons ATGCTGTTGTTATTGCTGCTGTTCTATCCCTTGCTCGAACCTACTTTTTTCTACGGAGAGGTGTGTCGTTGGTTCCGGAAAATGGTTCAGCCTAAAATCAATATGATGAACAAGGACGATTTCTTCCTCTTTCAT AAGTTATACATCGCCTGGTCACAAGATCCATGGGAACGCGATGCATTTTACATAAGAGAAGCATTCTTAGCTGGGCCTACATCATATAACGTCATCATGGAAATCACATGCACAAGATCATCATATGAGCTAGTGGCAATTAAAAAGGCTTATCACTCCCTATTTAAAACTAACCTCGATGAAGATGTTGCTCGTTATATCACCAGCGCTGAAATCGAACACAAG CTTCTCACTGCATTGGTGCGTGGGTATCGTGACGAAGGCTCTGTCGTTAACGAAAAGCATGCCAATTCTGATGCCTTAACAATCTACTCTGTCCTGAGTGTCCCTGAGAACCCTCTTTTGGATGACTACGTCGTGATGATTCTAGCATCTAGGAGCATTCTCCACATCAAGTCTGTGCTCCGGCATTACCAAGAAACAACTGGAAGTTCCCTTTATGAC GAACTTGGGACAACTTACCCGATCATGAAGGACACGTTACAATGCCTGTGTTCACCGTCTAGTTACTTTTGCAAG gtCATAGAAGCGGCCATGCAAGTACCAGGAGAAGCAAATGAGACCAGAAAAGAAGATCTAGCTCGTGTGATTGTGACCCGGGCAGACGTTGATATGAAGAATATCAAACAAGAGTTTTACCGCAAGAATGGGGTTACTCTGTCTCAAAGAATCTTTCGTACAGGCAGCAGGAACTATATCGAGTTTCTGTCTATGTTGATCACAATGGAGGAGGACACGGAGATCGAGAGCGTGTCAAATTAG